The DNA region GATCCGCTACCGCAACCTGCTGGGACAGCGCTACCTCGCGCTCACCCAGGACGGGGAGTCGGACACCCCGCTGAAGGAGGGCGGGGCGATCCCGATCGAGCGGACCCGGCCCTCGCTCGACCTGACCATGCTGTTCAACGGCTTCAAGCCGCTGTTTCAGGCGCTCTCGCCCAACGACGTCAACAAGCTCTCCTACGAGATCGTCCAGGTCTTCCAGGGCGAGTCCGGCACCGTGGAGAACCTCCTGGCCAGCACTGCGTCGCTGACCCAGACCCTGGCCGACCGCGACCAGGTGATCGGCGACCTGATCGACAACCTGGACTACGTGCTCGACCACGTCGCCGACCGCGACCGCCAGCTGACCCGCCTGATCGACAGCTTCGGGTCGCTGCTCAGCGGGCTGCGCAGCGACCGCAAGGCGATCCTGTCCTCGCTCGACAGCATCTCCGCGCTGGCGGTGCAGACCGGGGACCTGGCCGACGACATCCGCGAGCCCTTCGTCCGCGACATCAAGCAGCTGCGCAAGGTGGCGGGCAACCTCGACGCCGGCCGCGCCGAGATCGACCGCAGCCTGCAGGTGCTGCCGATCAAGCTCAACAAGATCGGACGGACCGCCACCTACGGCTCCTGGTTCAACTTCTACCTCTGCCACTTCACCGCCACCGTCCGCAACGGCCAGACCGTGATCGCCCGCCCGACCTTCGCCCTCGGTGCCGAACGGTGCACGTTGGAGTGATGGAGAGATGAAACCCTTCCGCGAACGCAACCCGGTCATCGTCGGGGCGGTCAGCATCGCCACGTTGCTGCTGGTCATCCTGGCCGCGATGCGCGCCCAGGACCTGCCGCTGATCGGCGGGGGCGACACCTACTACGCAGAGTTCTCCGAGGCCGGCGGCCTCAAGCCCAACGACGAGGTCCGGATCGCCGGGGTCCGCGTGGGCAAGGTGGAGACGGTCGAGCTCGACGACGGCAAGGTGCGGGTCGGCTTCCGGATCAAGACCGACTCCGCGTTCGGCACCGACAGCCGCGCCGAGATCAAGGTCAAGACGATCCTCGGGTCGATGTACCTCGCGCTGGTGCCCGGGGGAGACGGCCAGCTCGCGGAGGGTGCCACGATCCCGGTGGAGCGGACCACCTCGCCGTACGACGTCGTGGACGCGTTCACCGGACTGGCAGAGACCTCGGAGGACATCGACACCGACCAGCTCGCCGCGTCGCTGACCACGCTGGCCGACCTCACCCGGAACACGCCCGAGGAGTTCCGGGCGGCGCTCCAGGGCGTCTCGGCACTCTCCGAGACGGTCGCCTCGCGCAGCGACGAGATCAACTCCCTGCTGAAGAACCTGAACCGGGTCTCCACCGTGCTCGACGCGCGGGACGAGGACATCGTCACCCTGATGGACGACGCGGACGTGCTCTTCACCGCGCTGCTGCAGCGCCGCCAGGCGGTACACAACCTGCTGGTCGGCACCCGTCGGCTGAGCACCGAGCTGACCGCGCTGGTCCGGCAGAGCCGCAAGGACCTCAAACCCGCCCTGGACCACCTGGAGTCGGTGGTGGACGTGATCACCAAGAACGAGGACAACCTGGACAACTCGCTGCGGCTGATGGCGCCGTTCTACCGGGTCTTCGCCAGCACCCTGGGCAACGGACCGTGGTTCGACACCTTCATCTACAACCTCCCGCCGGTGCCGGGCCCGGGGGTGGGTCTCGAGTGAGCGCGCTGAACGCCGCCGTGCAGCGGTTCCTCCCCCTGGTGATCGTCCTCGCGCTGGTCGCGGCCGGCGCGATCTGGATGTTCGGCTCGAGTGGGGACACCAAGACCGTGACCGCGCACTTCGAGCGCGGGGTCTCGGTCTACGAGGGCAGCGAGGTGCGGGTCCTCGGCGTCCCGATCGGCAGCGTCGAGGAAGTGGTCCCCGAGGGCACCAGCGTCAAGGTGGTGATGACCTACGATGCCGACGTCCGGATCCCGGCCGACGCGGACGCCGTGATCGTCTCGCCGTCGGTGGTCGGTGACCGCTACATCCAGCTCTCGCCCGCCTACACCGGCGGGGACGTGATGGCCGACGACACCGTCATCGAGGTGGACAGCACCGCGATCCCGGTCGAGCTCGACGAGATCTACGGCAGCATCGACGACCTCACCGTGGCGCTGGGTCCGCAGGGCGCCAACTCCGACGGCGCGCTCTCCGACCTGCTCGAGCAGACCGCCGAGAACTTCGGCGGCCAGGGTGCGGCGTTCAAGCAGACCATCGAGGACTTCGGCGACCTCAGCGGCACCCTGGACGACAACAAGGAGGAGCTGTTCGACTCCGCCGCGCGTCTCGAGGGCTTCATCGGCACGCTCGCCGACAACGACCTGACCGTGCGGAAGTTCAACCGCTCGCTGGGCAAGGTCTCCACGATGCTGGACGAGGAGAGCCAGGACCTCACCCTGGCGCTCAGCAACCTGGGCGTCGCACTCGACGTGGTCGGCCGGTTCGTGAAGACCAACCGGGGCGCACTGAACCGCAACATCGACGGTCTCGACCGGATCGCGAAAGTGCTGGTCAAGCGGCGGGCCGAGGTGACCGAGGTGCTCGAGGCCGGCCCGCTGGCGATCAACAACCTCGCGCTGACCTACAACCCTCAGGCCGGCACCCTGGACACCAACGCCAACATCGGCAACCTGGTCAACGAGCTGACCTCGAACCCCAAGACGGTGCTGTGCGCCCTGGTCTCCGGGCTGGACTCGAACAACGGGCTCTGCGACCTGATCGAGGGGCTCCCGCTGCCCCGGGTCTCCCCGTTCGGGTCCGGGAGCTGGTCCGAGCACGACTACGACCCCACCCTCAACGGTCTGGTGGAGGTGGACTGAGTGCGACGCATGCGAACCCTCGCGCGGACCTGGATCGCCCTGGTCGCCGGTGCCGTGCTGCTCAGCGGGTGCAGCTTCGACGTCTACGAGATCCCGCTCCCCGGCGGAGCCGACGTGGGCGACGACCCGATCGAGGTCACCGTCCAGTTCCGGGACGTGCTGGACCTGGTGCCGCAGTCGTCGGTCAAGGTCAACGACGTCACCGTCGGCGAGGTCACCGGCATCGAGCTCAGCGGCAACCACGCGACCGTCCGGCTGCGCCTGCGCAACGACACCGGGCTGCCGGACAACCCGACCGCGTCGATCCGCCAGACCAGCCTGCTCGGCGAGAAGTTCGTCTCGCTGGCCGCGCCGACCGAGGGAGGCTCCGGCGACCTCGGCGACGGCGACGACATCCCGCTCGAGGACACCGGCCGCAACCCCGAGGTCGAGGAGGTGCTCGGCGCCCTGAGCCTGGTCCTCAACGGGGGAGGCGTCGCCCAGCTGAAGACCATCACCAAGGAGCTGAACCTGGCCCTCGAGGGGCGCGAGGACTCCGCCCGCTCGGTGCTGAACCAGGTCGAGTCCCTGGTCACCCAGCTCGACGACCGCAAGCTGGAGATCGTCGACGCCATCGAGTCGATCAACCGGTTGGCGGTGACCGCGCGCAAGCACCAGGAGAGCATCGACCTCGCCCTCGAGGAGCTGCCCTCGGCGCTCGACTCGCTCGAGACCCAGCGCGCCGACCTGGTGAAGATGCTGCGCGGCCTGGCGAACCTCGGCAACGTG from Nocardioides sambongensis includes:
- a CDS encoding MCE family protein; this translates as MKPFRERNPVIVGAVSIATLLLVILAAMRAQDLPLIGGGDTYYAEFSEAGGLKPNDEVRIAGVRVGKVETVELDDGKVRVGFRIKTDSAFGTDSRAEIKVKTILGSMYLALVPGGDGQLAEGATIPVERTTSPYDVVDAFTGLAETSEDIDTDQLAASLTTLADLTRNTPEEFRAALQGVSALSETVASRSDEINSLLKNLNRVSTVLDARDEDIVTLMDDADVLFTALLQRRQAVHNLLVGTRRLSTELTALVRQSRKDLKPALDHLESVVDVITKNEDNLDNSLRLMAPFYRVFASTLGNGPWFDTFIYNLPPVPGPGVGLE
- a CDS encoding MCE family protein; translation: MSALNAAVQRFLPLVIVLALVAAGAIWMFGSSGDTKTVTAHFERGVSVYEGSEVRVLGVPIGSVEEVVPEGTSVKVVMTYDADVRIPADADAVIVSPSVVGDRYIQLSPAYTGGDVMADDTVIEVDSTAIPVELDEIYGSIDDLTVALGPQGANSDGALSDLLEQTAENFGGQGAAFKQTIEDFGDLSGTLDDNKEELFDSAARLEGFIGTLADNDLTVRKFNRSLGKVSTMLDEESQDLTLALSNLGVALDVVGRFVKTNRGALNRNIDGLDRIAKVLVKRRAEVTEVLEAGPLAINNLALTYNPQAGTLDTNANIGNLVNELTSNPKTVLCALVSGLDSNNGLCDLIEGLPLPRVSPFGSGSWSEHDYDPTLNGLVEVD
- a CDS encoding MCE family protein produces the protein MRTLARTWIALVAGAVLLSGCSFDVYEIPLPGGADVGDDPIEVTVQFRDVLDLVPQSSVKVNDVTVGEVTGIELSGNHATVRLRLRNDTGLPDNPTASIRQTSLLGEKFVSLAAPTEGGSGDLGDGDDIPLEDTGRNPEVEEVLGALSLVLNGGGVAQLKTITKELNLALEGREDSARSVLNQVESLVTQLDDRKLEIVDAIESINRLAVTARKHQESIDLALEELPSALDSLETQRADLVKMLRGLANLGNVGTRVIRTVKADTVDALQQLDPVLTQISAAGDSFVNAFSTFLTFPFVDESVGRDPQVARNLHMGDYVNLSADLDLDLGNLGLPDLVCIPFNELPDLPIDDLLDLKGLCKGVQKALQQCVKTPVDLAQCAKLPERILRSICSSLSLDPVCQLLGLGRRNGGTENLTPGLLEGLIEDLGLPELPGLGRVGPGEQDVADQENWDDFDAKYDVDLVRLMSAPLDAGGGAR
- a CDS encoding MCE family protein, producing MAVLDKRTTGDLVRLLIFVLATSLATGVLIATIGNLSFGSTREYRAIFSDATGVAAGDDVRVAGVKVGTVQDIEVVDDTRAQVVFTADEEVRLDGATNATIRYRNLLGQRYLALTQDGESDTPLKEGGAIPIERTRPSLDLTMLFNGFKPLFQALSPNDVNKLSYEIVQVFQGESGTVENLLASTASLTQTLADRDQVIGDLIDNLDYVLDHVADRDRQLTRLIDSFGSLLSGLRSDRKAILSSLDSISALAVQTGDLADDIREPFVRDIKQLRKVAGNLDAGRAEIDRSLQVLPIKLNKIGRTATYGSWFNFYLCHFTATVRNGQTVIARPTFALGAERCTLE